The genomic stretch GTGGGACGGCCGACTGGCCCGGGTCACCGAGGAGACCACCGACGCCGGCTTCTTCCACCGCGAGGCACTGCCGCAGCCGCTCTCCACGAGCGTCCTGGAAACCCTCGCCGACCTGGACGTCTTCGAGCAGACCAACCGCCTGATCCTCAAGTGACCTCACCGGAGCGTCCCCCGCCGCCGCCGTGGTGATGCGCGTTTCATCGTGGCGGTGTAGCTGTTCGCGCGTCGGCGTGTCGAGCAGCCACACTGCCACGATCGGGGGCCGCGTCAGAGGAGTGTCTGGGTCTTCGCCTCCAATTCCTCTCCAGGGGGTCAGCCGAACCCTTCCCGGCCGCGTACGCCCGAAAAGCCCCATGGTGCGTGACCCACCCCGCACCCGTCGCCGATCCGGCAGGTTTGACCCGGACCGGCCCGGGGATCCGCCGGCATGGCACGAGCAGCAGCGGAACAGCTCCGGCTCGCCGACGTCGTGCAGAGCTGGCTCGGGCGCCCGGTCCTGGTGATCGGCGACGCCATGCTCGACGAATGGCGGTTCGCCGACTCCGACCGGCTGTGCCGGGAGGCCCCGGCCCCGGTACTCACCCTGCGGCGCCGCATCTCGGCGGCGGGCGGCGCGGCCAACACCGCGGTCAACGTCGCCGCCCTCGGCGGCCGGTCGGTGCTGGTGGCGCCGGTCGGTGCCGATGTGGCCGGCGACGAGCTGCACGACTGTCTGGACCGGGCGGGCGTCTGGGACCGGACCGTCAGCCAACCGGGCCGCCCCACCCCGGTCAAGCGCCGGATGCTGGCCGCCGACCAGATCCTGCTCCGCGAGGACTCCGGCGACCCGGACGACCCGCTCACCGACGTGGGCGTGGACTGCCTGCTCACCGCCCTCGACTGCGCGACCGAGGAGTTGCAGGCCGCCGCCGGTGGAGAAGCCCCGACGCTGGTGATCTGCGACTACGGGCTGGGCGCGCTACCGGCACCGGTACGCGCCTGGCTGGTCGCGCACCGCAACCGGTACGCCACCGTCGCGCTGGACGCGCACGACCTCGCCGACTGGCGCGGCCTCGCCCCGACCGTGGTGACGCCGAGCTTCGCGGAGGCGAGCCGACTGCTCGCCCGCGCCGGAACCGCCGGACTGGCCGCCGCCGACGCTCCGACCGACCTGCACCTGGAACATCCCGAGGTGGACCCGAACGACGGGCCGTCGGAGCTGACCGTGGGCGCCGCGCCGGGCGGGTTGCGGTGCACCGACGGACCGACCGGTGAGCCCACCCCCGGTGAGGGCCGGGTCGCGATGACCCGCGACGGGCTCAGCGTGACCGGCACCGGGGTGACCGTGAACGCCGACGCCGGAGCGGGCGTCGACCGGGCCGTACTGGCTGAGTCCCGGCTGGCGGAGCTGCGTGCGCACACCGGCGCGGACGTGGTCGCGGTGACCCTGGACACCGACGGTGCGGTGGTGGGCGGCGCCGAGGGAGAACCCGCCCGCAGCCACAGCACACCGGTACCGGCCAGCCACGCGGTCGGCGCCGGTGACGCGTACCTGGCGGCCATGACGCTCGCACTGGCCGCCGGTGCGCCACTGCCGACCGCCGCGCAGCTCGCCCAACTCGCCGCGACCAGCACCGTCACGGCCACCGGCACCTGCGTGTGCCGACGCGACGACCTGCTGGCCGCGCTGGGCCGCCCGACGCCCGGCGGCTCGGCGCTGGTCGGCGTCGAGGGCATAAGCGGGATCATCGCGGAGCACCGGCGGGACGGGCGCTCGATCGTGTTCACCAACGGCTGCTTCGACGTGCTGCACCGGGGCCACGTGCGGTACCTGGAACAGGCGCGCGCCCTCGGCGACCTGCTGGTGGTGGCGGTCAACTCGGACGACAGCGTCCGCCGGCTCAAGGGTGCCGACCGTCCGGTCAACCCGGTGGAGGACCGCACCGCCCTGCTCGCCGCGCTGTCCAGCGTCGACCACGTGGTCGTCTTCGAGGAGGACTCGCCGGCCGCGCTGATCGAGGCCATCCGACCGGACGTCTACGTCAAGGGCGGCGACTACCCGCCCGACCTGGTGCCCGAGGCACCGCTGGTGCAGCGGCTGGGCGGGCAGGTCCGCACGCTCGGGTACGTGCCGGACCGGTCCACCTCGGCGATCATCGACCGGATCCGCGCCCACGGCCAGGGCGGCACAGTCGACGTGGTCGGCTCAGTCGACACGGTCTACGCGGGCCGGGAGGCCGACGCGGGCCGACCGGTCGCTGCGGGCGACGCGGTCACCGTCGGTCAGGACTCCGCTGCGGCCGCCGGTCAGGAGGTCGCCGCCGGTCAGGACGGTGTGGCGGTACCCGGTGCGGGCATCCCGCCGACGACCGGCAAGGCACCGTGAACCGACCGCTCGACACCGGCGACCACGCGGACTTCCGCGCCGACCGTCTGCTCGACGTGCTGGTCCCGACCCGGGACCGGCCCGCCGAACTCGCCGTCACCCTCTCCGGGCTCGCCGCCCAGGAGGGGGTGCCGGGGTTCGGGGTGGTGGTCAGCGACCAGTCCGACGGCGAACCCGGGTACGCCCACCCGGCCGCGGCCACCATGGTCCGCGCCCTGCGGTATCGCGGGCACCCGGTGCTGCTGACCCGTCGACTGCCCCGGCGCGGGCTGGCCGAACACCGGGCCGCCCTACTCGCCGCGTCCGCCGCACGGTACGTGCTCTTCCTCGACGACGACGTCTGGCTGGAACCCGGCACGCTGTCCCGGCTGGTCACCGCGATCGAGGAACTGGGCTGCGGGTTCGTCGGCAACGGTGTGCACGGACTGTCGTACCTGGACGACGTACGCGCGCAGACGCACCGGCACTACCGGGAGTGGACCGGCCGGCCGGTGCCCGAGCGCATCCGTCCGGGTACTCCCGAGTGGGACCGGGCTCAGATCCATTCGGCGGCGAACCTGCTGCACGTCACCGAGGCACTGGAGTTGCCTGTGGGGGGCTGGCGCGCGTACCAGGTCTCCTGGATCGGCGGCTGCGTCCTGTACGACCGCGCCAAGCTGGTCGACTGCGGCGGTTTCGAGTTCTGGCGACGGGTGCAGGAGCGGCACCAGGGCGAGGACGTCGCCGCCCAGCTCAGCGTGTTGGCGCGGCACGGCGGCGCCGGCGTCCTGCCCAGCGGGGCCTACCACCTGGAGTCACCGACCACCGTCACCGAACGGGACGTGGAGGCGTGGGAGGTCGTCCTCGCCGACCCTGGGATGTGAGGAAGGGACCCTTCCTATACACCAGACGTTAGTAGGGGACCCTTCCTTACATCCGGCAGCGCCGTCCTCAGCGGAACAGCAGTTCGCGGGCGGCTTCGAGGACCTCGACGACCGGTACGTCGGTGACGAAGGAGTCCCGGTGCGGGCAGTCGCCGTCGCCGGGGCGGTGCGGGTAGATGCCCGGGGTGCAGTCCACTCCGCAGGCCGGGCAGTGCACCGTCCACGAGGTGATCGGCCGGTGCCGCCCGCGCAGTCCGGTGGCGGTGGTGATCAGGTTTCCCACCCAGAAGATGCCGACCGTGGCGGTGCCCACCGCACCGGCGAGATGCAGCGGACCGGTGTCGTTGGAGATCAGCAACTCGCAGCCGGCGTAGCAGCCGGCGAGCCCGCCCAGGCTGAGCGTGCCGACCTGGGGCCGGACCGGCACCCCGGCCGCCGCCACCACCTCGTCGACCACGTCCTGCTCGGCAGGGGTACCGGTGACCAGTACCTCGTACCCGTCGGCGTGCAGCATCCGGGCCACCCGGGCGAACCGGTCGGCGGGCCAGCGGCGCCGGGTGTCGGTGGCCCCGGGGTGCAGTGCCACCCGGGGACGCGCCGGCTCCCCGAGCACGGTACGGGCCTCGGCCCGATCCGCCTCGGTGACCGCCAGCGTCGGCGTGATCGTGGTCGCCGGAGCACCCACCAGCGCCGCCGCCTCCAGGTAGCGGATCACCTCCGGTTGGTAGTAGACGTACCGCAGCCACCGGTCCAGCGGTGGGGCGTCCTCGGCGCGCAGCCCGGCGGTGACCCGGGCACCGAGCGCGGCGACCAGCGGGTTCGAGTTCGCACCGCCGCCGTGCAGTTGCAACGCCAGGTCGAAGTGCTGCTCGCGGGCGGCGGCCAGGAAGTCGACCATGCTCGACTCGGGCTCGCCGGGGCCCGCCGCCCGGATGCCCGGTGCCGGCGGCACCACCTGCACCCGGTCCACCGGGCCCGGCCGGTCGGCCCACAGCTCCGCGTGCCACGGCGCGCCGAGCAGCACGATCTCCGCCCCCGGGTACGCGGCCCGCAACGCGTCCAGCGCCGGCAGCACGAAGATGAAGTCACCGAGCGCATTGGCCCGCAGTACGGCGATCCTGGCCACGTCGGGCACCAGCCCGGTGGCCGGGGCGAGCAGATCCGGGGCGGCCACGGTGGAGTTACCGGTCGTACTCGCCGGTGGTGACGTCCGGCTGGTGGAGTTCCCGGTCCGCCGCCGGGTCGACACCGCGCGACGTACCCGCAGCGGTGGGCCCGGTGCGACCGACGGTGATGGTGCGCGGCGCGGGCCGGGTCGCCCGGGGCAGCCGTACCCGCAGCAGGCCGTGGTCCATCACCGCGTCGATGGCCTCCGGGTCCACCCGGGACGGCAGCGGTATGCGGTACTCGAAGCCCCGCGTCTCGAACCCGCCGGGAATGCCGTGGTCGGCGTTGACCTCGGCCTCGGTCCGGGCCCGTACGCACAGTTCGCGGTCGTCCAACTCGACCGCCACCTCTTCGGGCGCGACACCGGGCAGCCGGACCACCACCTCCCAGCCGTCGGGGATCTCGCCCAGTTCGACCTCGGGCGGTCCCGGGCGGCCCCCGAGCAACCGACTCAGCTCGGCGCGCAGCGACTGCAACTCGCCCATCGGATCCCAGCCCTGCTGGCCGCCCCGCCACCCCCGGGTCATCGCACACCGCCCGTCGGCTGACCGACCGACGCCGGCCGCAGCGAGCTCGGCGCATCGAGATGGGCGTCCCGGTCGATCCCGACGCCGAGCCGGTCGACGAGTTCCCCACCCAACCAGGCGCTGACGCCGAGAATGCCCAGCGCCACCACCTCAATCGCGATCAGTGCGCCACCGGCGGCCCGCGTGTCGGCGTTGAGGCGTACCACCCAGACGGCAGCGAAGAGCAGGATCACTGCGAGGTTCGCCACGGCGTGGGTGATGCCCACCCGCTTCGCGCGGGTCCCGGCCGGGATGGCCAGCAGGTCGAACGCACCGGCCACTGCGGCCAGCAGGCCACCGACCAGCCCGACGGTGAGGTTCCAGTACGCCACCTCGCCGAGAAACCGCGGTCCGCCGAGCGTGTCGACGAGGTCGAACAGCACGGCGGTGACCAGCAGGGCCACCGGGAACATCACCAGCATCGGGTGCACCGGGTGGCCCAGTACCTTGAGTCGGCTCTCCATGGTCCGGCCTCCACTGCTCGGGTCGTTTCGCCGTCGACGGCTCGTGCTGCGGCCACCCCCGCCCGCCAAAGGGGGACAGGTCATCACAGTAGGCGCGGCCACACTGCCCGTGGCGGTTTCCCGCCTGGATGCCGCCACAGGGGTTCAACTCCACGGGGAGGTTCACAGTGACGGCAGAGATCACCTCATTGGCGGAGTTACGCGCACTGCTCGGCACGCCGGCACCCCGCGCCGCCGACAAGGAACGCACCACCCTGCACGAGCGCGACCGGCAGTGGCTCGCCGCGTCGCCGTTCTGCCTGGTGGCCACGGCCGGGGCGGACGGCAGCTGCGACGTCTCGCCCAAGGGCGACCCGGCCGGCTTCGCGCACGTGCTGGACGACCGGACGATCGCGATCCCGGAGCGTCCCGGCAACAAGCGGGCGGACGGCTACCGCAACATCCTGGAGAACCCGCACGTCGGGCTGATCTTCCTCATCCCGGGCCGCAGCGACACTCTGCGGATCAACGGGCGGGCCCGGCTGCTGCGCGACGCGCCCTGGTTCGACGAGATGGCGGTCAGGGGGCACCGCCCGGTGCTCGCCGTGGTGGTGGAGATCGAGCAGATCTTCTTCCACTGCGCGAAGGCGTTCCTCCGCTCCGGGCTGTGGCAGCCGGAGACCTGGCCAGCGGACCCGCTGCCCAGCACGGCCCGCTTGATCAAGGAGGTGCAGAACCCGGCGGAGACCCTGGCCGACCTGGAGCGCCACTACGGCCCGGAGTACGCCCGCAAGCTCTACGCCTGACCGACCCCACCGGCGGCGGTGATCATCCACAGGTGACCGTCCGGGTCGGCGAACGTGCCCGTGTATCCCCAGGGTTGCGGCCTCGGCTCGGTGACCACCTCCGCACCAGCGTCACACGCGCGGGAGACCAGGCTGCCGACCTCGGCCGGACCGTCCACGGTCAACCCGAGTACGCACTCGCTGTTCCGGCGGTCGGCCACCTCTCGACCACCGAGCACCCAGCCGAAGCCACCGGTCGGCACCAGCATCAGGCGCAACCCGGCGTTGACCTCGAACTGCAACGGCTCGGGCAGGCCGTCCTCGGCCGGCTCACCGACGGTGGGCAGACCGAGGGCGTCCCGGTAGAAGTCGTGGGAGACCTGCCGGTCGGCGATCGGCAGGCTGACAACGACTGGTGCGTACGGCACGGCAGGACCTCTGGCTGTCTTCGCGAGTATGGTGCCGTTGAGTATGGGGTTCACCTGTGACGCCGGTGCCGGTGCGGATCTGGCTACGGTCTTCGTCGAAGGTGACGTCGCGGACCCAGTGGATCTTGTTCTCGATCGACCAGTGGCCACGGATCCAGCCAACCATCTGCTCCGGTTTCGCCTACCGCAGTGGGTGATGGACACCTTCTCGCAGGTCATGGACGAACTTGTGGAGCAGCAGACCAGCCACCTCGGGCGCCGGTCAGCACCGCCGCGACCGCAGTGGCCAACACCGAGGCCAGCGCGTGGGACACCACGAGGGTCACGCCGGTCCGGCACCGCCGCCAACGCCGTGACCAGGCCAGCCCCGCGCTCATCCGGTGACGGGTCGTCCACCAGGTAGTCCGCGTGCACGGCCAACACGTCAATCAGCGGTGATGATCCCACGGGCGTGGTCCTTCTTGATCTACCCAAACTCGACACCTGGATGATCATCGAGAGACCGCGCCCGTCTCTTTACCGCCATGATCCGGCGCGCCTACCCCCAACCACCCACAACGGTCAAATCGCCACCCTGGCCGGAGCCCTGCTCCGCCCGCTCGTCGCGCCAGGTGGACGATCTACGCTCGTTCACCGGCGGCCGCCGCGTTAAGAGCGTGTCTCAGGTGGTGAGTTTGAGGTAGCGCTTGTGGCAGGTCAGGGCGGCGGCGAGGGTGACGAATGCGCAGTAAAGGGCCGGGGTTGCGTTCGTAGCGGATGGTGAGGCGGCGGTAGCCGGTGAACCAGGCGAAGGTGTTGGGTCGGGCCCGGGCGCGGTGCCTGGATTGCT from Micromonospora craniellae encodes the following:
- the rfaE2 gene encoding D-glycero-beta-D-manno-heptose 1-phosphate adenylyltransferase encodes the protein MARAAAEQLRLADVVQSWLGRPVLVIGDAMLDEWRFADSDRLCREAPAPVLTLRRRISAAGGAANTAVNVAALGGRSVLVAPVGADVAGDELHDCLDRAGVWDRTVSQPGRPTPVKRRMLAADQILLREDSGDPDDPLTDVGVDCLLTALDCATEELQAAAGGEAPTLVICDYGLGALPAPVRAWLVAHRNRYATVALDAHDLADWRGLAPTVVTPSFAEASRLLARAGTAGLAAADAPTDLHLEHPEVDPNDGPSELTVGAAPGGLRCTDGPTGEPTPGEGRVAMTRDGLSVTGTGVTVNADAGAGVDRAVLAESRLAELRAHTGADVVAVTLDTDGAVVGGAEGEPARSHSTPVPASHAVGAGDAYLAAMTLALAAGAPLPTAAQLAQLAATSTVTATGTCVCRRDDLLAALGRPTPGGSALVGVEGISGIIAEHRRDGRSIVFTNGCFDVLHRGHVRYLEQARALGDLLVVAVNSDDSVRRLKGADRPVNPVEDRTALLAALSSVDHVVVFEEDSPAALIEAIRPDVYVKGGDYPPDLVPEAPLVQRLGGQVRTLGYVPDRSTSAIIDRIRAHGQGGTVDVVGSVDTVYAGREADAGRPVAAGDAVTVGQDSAAAAGQEVAAGQDGVAVPGAGIPPTTGKAP
- a CDS encoding glycosyltransferase family 2 protein; protein product: MNRPLDTGDHADFRADRLLDVLVPTRDRPAELAVTLSGLAAQEGVPGFGVVVSDQSDGEPGYAHPAAATMVRALRYRGHPVLLTRRLPRRGLAEHRAALLAASAARYVLFLDDDVWLEPGTLSRLVTAIEELGCGFVGNGVHGLSYLDDVRAQTHRHYREWTGRPVPERIRPGTPEWDRAQIHSAANLLHVTEALELPVGGWRAYQVSWIGGCVLYDRAKLVDCGGFEFWRRVQERHQGEDVAAQLSVLARHGGAGVLPSGAYHLESPTTVTERDVEAWEVVLADPGM
- a CDS encoding glycosyltransferase family 9 protein, which produces MAAPDLLAPATGLVPDVARIAVLRANALGDFIFVLPALDALRAAYPGAEIVLLGAPWHAELWADRPGPVDRVQVVPPAPGIRAAGPGEPESSMVDFLAAAREQHFDLALQLHGGGANSNPLVAALGARVTAGLRAEDAPPLDRWLRYVYYQPEVIRYLEAAALVGAPATTITPTLAVTEADRAEARTVLGEPARPRVALHPGATDTRRRWPADRFARVARMLHADGYEVLVTGTPAEQDVVDEVVAAAGVPVRPQVGTLSLGGLAGCYAGCELLISNDTGPLHLAGAVGTATVGIFWVGNLITTATGLRGRHRPITSWTVHCPACGVDCTPGIYPHRPGDGDCPHRDSFVTDVPVVEVLEAARELLFR
- a CDS encoding Hsp20/alpha crystallin family protein, producing the protein MTRGWRGGQQGWDPMGELQSLRAELSRLLGGRPGPPEVELGEIPDGWEVVVRLPGVAPEEVAVELDDRELCVRARTEAEVNADHGIPGGFETRGFEYRIPLPSRVDPEAIDAVMDHGLLRVRLPRATRPAPRTITVGRTGPTAAGTSRGVDPAADRELHQPDVTTGEYDR
- a CDS encoding DUF2231 domain-containing protein, with amino-acid sequence MESRLKVLGHPVHPMLVMFPVALLVTAVLFDLVDTLGGPRFLGEVAYWNLTVGLVGGLLAAVAGAFDLLAIPAGTRAKRVGITHAVANLAVILLFAAVWVVRLNADTRAAGGALIAIEVVALGILGVSAWLGGELVDRLGVGIDRDAHLDAPSSLRPASVGQPTGGVR
- a CDS encoding pyridoxamine 5'-phosphate oxidase family protein, whose amino-acid sequence is MTAEITSLAELRALLGTPAPRAADKERTTLHERDRQWLAASPFCLVATAGADGSCDVSPKGDPAGFAHVLDDRTIAIPERPGNKRADGYRNILENPHVGLIFLIPGRSDTLRINGRARLLRDAPWFDEMAVRGHRPVLAVVVEIEQIFFHCAKAFLRSGLWQPETWPADPLPSTARLIKEVQNPAETLADLERHYGPEYARKLYA
- a CDS encoding VOC family protein — translated: MPYAPVVVSLPIADRQVSHDFYRDALGLPTVGEPAEDGLPEPLQFEVNAGLRLMLVPTGGFGWVLGGREVADRRNSECVLGLTVDGPAEVGSLVSRACDAGAEVVTEPRPQPWGYTGTFADPDGHLWMITAAGGVGQA